One segment of Pseudomonas sp. FP2196 DNA contains the following:
- a CDS encoding GMC family oxidoreductase encodes MPVPDPFREGLARGWKTYNGAQLSDDLTLEADVAIIGSGAGGGTTAEILSAAGYKVLLVEEGPLKTSSDFKMLEDQAYSSLYQEGIGRMSKDGAITILQGRAVGGTTLINWTSSFRTPLPTLEHWATEHNVKGHSPEDMAPWFEKMEQRLGVAPWMVPPNANNDVIRKGCEQLGYSWHVIPRNVRGCWNLGYCGMGCPTNAKQSMMVTTIPATLEKGGELLYLARAEKLQISGDKITGLQCVAMDERCVEPTGRTIIVKARHYVLAGGGINSPALLLRSDAPDPHKTLGKRTFLHLVNMSAGRFDEVINPFYGAPQSIYTDYFQWKDGATGSMGYKLEVPPLHPALAATLLGGFGQQNAEHMADLPHTHAMLALLRDGFHPDSQGGSVELRGDGSPVLDYQVSPYAWEGLRRAFHSMAEIQFAGGAKAVMPMHADARYVKTLAEARALIDGLSLERYRTRLGSAHVMGGCAMGEEPKSAVTDSLGRHHQLSNLSIHDGSLFPTSIGANPQLSVYGLTAQLATSLADRLKNP; translated from the coding sequence ATGCCCGTACCCGACCCCTTCCGCGAAGGCCTCGCCCGAGGCTGGAAAACCTACAACGGCGCTCAACTCAGCGACGACCTGACCCTCGAAGCCGACGTCGCCATCATCGGCAGCGGCGCCGGCGGCGGCACTACGGCAGAAATCCTCAGCGCTGCGGGCTATAAAGTGCTGCTGGTCGAAGAAGGCCCGCTGAAAACCAGCTCCGACTTCAAAATGCTCGAAGACCAGGCCTACAGCAGCCTCTATCAGGAAGGCATCGGCCGCATGAGCAAGGATGGCGCGATCACTATCCTGCAAGGCCGCGCCGTCGGCGGCACCACGCTGATCAACTGGACCTCGAGTTTCCGCACGCCGCTACCGACCCTGGAACACTGGGCCACAGAGCACAACGTCAAAGGCCACAGCCCCGAAGATATGGCCCCGTGGTTCGAAAAAATGGAGCAGCGCCTCGGCGTTGCACCATGGATGGTTCCGCCCAACGCCAACAACGACGTAATCCGCAAAGGCTGCGAGCAACTCGGGTATAGCTGGCACGTGATCCCGCGCAACGTGCGCGGCTGCTGGAACCTCGGCTACTGCGGCATGGGCTGCCCGACCAACGCCAAACAATCGATGATGGTCACGACCATTCCGGCGACGCTGGAAAAGGGTGGCGAGTTGCTCTATCTGGCCCGGGCGGAAAAGCTGCAGATCAGCGGCGATAAAATCACCGGCCTGCAATGCGTGGCCATGGACGAGCGCTGCGTCGAACCGACCGGCCGCACAATCATCGTCAAGGCGCGGCATTACGTTCTGGCCGGCGGCGGCATCAACAGCCCGGCATTATTGCTGCGTTCGGATGCGCCGGATCCGCATAAGACCCTCGGCAAACGCACGTTTCTGCATCTGGTGAACATGTCCGCCGGACGCTTCGATGAGGTGATCAACCCTTTCTACGGCGCGCCACAGTCGATCTACACGGACTATTTCCAGTGGAAGGACGGGGCGACCGGGTCGATGGGCTACAAGCTGGAAGTGCCACCGCTGCACCCGGCGCTGGCGGCGACTTTACTCGGTGGTTTTGGCCAGCAGAACGCCGAGCACATGGCCGATCTGCCGCACACCCACGCGATGCTGGCGTTGTTACGCGACGGCTTTCACCCCGACAGCCAGGGCGGCAGCGTCGAATTGCGCGGCGACGGCTCGCCGGTGCTCGATTACCAGGTTTCGCCTTACGCTTGGGAAGGCCTGCGCCGCGCCTTCCACAGCATGGCCGAGATCCAGTTCGCCGGCGGCGCCAAAGCGGTGATGCCGATGCATGCCGACGCCCGCTACGTGAAAACCCTGGCCGAGGCGCGCGCGCTGATCGACGGCTTGAGCCTTGAGCGGTATCGCACACGACTGGGCAGCGCCCACGTCATGGGCGGCTGCGCGATGGGTGAAGAGCCCAAGAGCGCCGTTACCGACAGCCTTGGCCGCCATCATCAACTGAGCAATCTGTCGATTCACGACGGCTCGCTGTTCCCCACCAGCATCGGCGCCAACCCGCAGTTGTCGGTGTATGGTCTCACCGCACAATTGGCGACGTCCCTCGCTGATCGGCTGAAAAACCCATGA
- the coaD gene encoding pantetheine-phosphate adenylyltransferase → MNRVLYPGTFDPITKGHGDLVERASRLFDHVIIAVAASPKKNPLFPLEQRVELAREVTKHLPNVEVVGFSTLLAHFAKEQNANVFLRGLRAVSDFEYEFQLANMNRQLAPDVESLFLTPSERYSFISSTLVREIAALGGDISKFVHPAVADALTQRFKK, encoded by the coding sequence ATGAACCGAGTGTTGTACCCAGGTACCTTCGACCCTATTACCAAGGGCCATGGCGATCTGGTCGAACGCGCCTCGCGCCTGTTCGATCACGTGATTATTGCGGTCGCCGCCAGCCCGAAGAAAAATCCGCTGTTCCCGCTGGAACAACGGGTTGAACTGGCTCGCGAGGTCACCAAACACCTGCCGAACGTGGAAGTGGTCGGTTTCTCGACGCTGCTGGCGCATTTCGCCAAAGAGCAGAACGCCAATGTGTTCCTGCGTGGTTTGCGGGCGGTGTCGGACTTCGAATACGAATTCCAGTTGGCCAACATGAACCGCCAGTTGGCCCCGGATGTGGAGAGTCTGTTTCTCACCCCTTCCGAGCGTTATTCGTTCATTTCGTCGACGTTGGTCCGCGAAATCGCCGCACTGGGCGGCGATATCAGCAAGTTCGTCCACCCGGCCGTGGCCGACGCGTTGACCCAGCGCTTCAAGAAGTAA
- a CDS encoding YfhL family 4Fe-4S dicluster ferredoxin — protein MSLIITDDCINCDVCEPECPNAAISQGEEIYVIDPNLCTQCVGHYDEPQCQQVCPVDCIPLDEAHPETEEQLMEKYRKITGKA, from the coding sequence ATGTCCCTGATCATCACCGACGATTGCATCAACTGCGACGTCTGCGAACCCGAGTGCCCGAACGCCGCCATCTCCCAGGGCGAAGAGATCTATGTGATCGACCCGAACCTGTGCACCCAATGCGTTGGCCACTACGACGAACCGCAGTGCCAGCAGGTTTGCCCAGTGGATTGCATTCCGCTCGACGAAGCGCATCCAGAGACTGAAGAACAGTTGATGGAGAAGTACCGCAAGATTACCGGCAAGGCCTGA
- a CDS encoding multidrug transporter encodes MKSLQALFVTLLLCSSLAVQATESGSGDPRYTIQNPPAYAMIGDLLIARPLLVVATVIGAGVFVVSLPFTALGGGIGDAGQALVVDPAKAAFVRCLGCTGEGFEQRE; translated from the coding sequence ATGAAATCCTTGCAAGCCCTCTTCGTCACCCTGCTGCTCTGTTCCAGCCTGGCTGTTCAAGCCACGGAAAGCGGCAGCGGTGATCCGCGCTACACCATCCAGAACCCACCGGCCTACGCGATGATAGGCGACTTGCTGATTGCCCGACCTTTGCTGGTTGTGGCGACGGTGATCGGTGCAGGGGTGTTTGTGGTGTCGCTGCCGTTTACCGCGCTAGGCGGCGGGATTGGTGATGCGGGGCAGGCGTTGGTGGTCGATCCGGCGAAGGCGGCGTTTGTGCGGTGTCTGGGGTGTACCGGGGAGGGGTTTGAGCAGCGTGAGTGA
- the mutM gene encoding bifunctional DNA-formamidopyrimidine glycosylase/DNA-(apurinic or apyrimidinic site) lyase — protein MPELPEVETTRRGIAPHLEGQRVSRVIVRDRRLRWPIPEDLDMRLSGQRIVLVERRAKYLLINAEVGTLISHLGMSGNLRLVEAGLPALKHEHVDIELESGLALRYTDPRRFGAMLWSTDPLNHELLIRLGPEPLTDLFDGERLFQLSRGRSMAVKPFIMDNAVVVGVGNIYATEALFAAGIDPRREAGGISRGRYLKLAIEIKRILAAAIERGGTTLRDFIGGDGQPGYFQQELFVYGRGGEHCKVCGTGLREVKLGQRASVFCPRCQT, from the coding sequence ATGCCTGAACTGCCGGAAGTCGAAACCACTCGCCGGGGCATCGCCCCGCATCTGGAAGGCCAGCGCGTCAGCCGGGTGATCGTGCGTGACCGTCGGCTGCGCTGGCCGATCCCCGAAGACCTTGATATGCGTCTGTCCGGGCAGCGCATCGTGTTGGTCGAGCGACGGGCCAAGTATCTGTTGATCAACGCAGAGGTCGGTACGTTGATCAGCCATTTGGGTATGTCGGGCAATCTGCGTCTGGTTGAGGCCGGTCTGCCGGCGCTCAAGCATGAGCATGTCGATATCGAACTGGAGTCGGGCCTGGCCCTGCGTTACACCGATCCACGGCGGTTCGGCGCGATGTTGTGGAGCACCGATCCGCTCAATCACGAATTGCTGATTCGTCTCGGGCCGGAACCGTTGACCGATCTGTTCGACGGCGAGCGCTTGTTTCAGCTGTCGCGCGGGCGTTCGATGGCGGTCAAGCCGTTCATCATGGACAACGCGGTGGTGGTCGGGGTCGGCAATATCTATGCGACCGAAGCGCTGTTCGCCGCCGGCATCGATCCACGCCGCGAGGCCGGGGGCATTTCCCGGGGGCGTTATCTGAAGCTGGCGATCGAGATCAAACGCATCCTCGCTGCTGCCATCGAGCGTGGCGGCACTACGTTGCGTGATTTCATTGGCGGTGACGGGCAGCCAGGGTATTTCCAGCAGGAACTGTTTGTTTATGGCCGAGGCGGTGAACACTGCAAGGTCTGCGGCACCGGTCTGCGTGAAGTGAAGCTCGGCCAGCGTGCCAGTGTGTTCTGCCCGCGCTGTCAGACCTGA
- a CDS encoding HDOD domain-containing protein, which yields MPAQPQIMVDLQMEQYMPDPDLEVIAKLIAQDPGLSGALLKIVNSPYYGLSNKITSIQRAVNLLGSRSIINLINAQSIKGEMNDDTIVTLNRFWDTAQDVAMTCLTLAKRIGTQAGDEAYALGLFHDCGVPLMLQRFPNYMSVLETAYANATSECRVVDTENAEFNTNHAVVGYYTAKSWRLPEHVSTAIANHHNALAIFSDESSRNSQMKNLLAILKMAEHICASYRVLGNQTEDYEWSSIGPLILDYVGLSDYDFETLKQTIRDLGAH from the coding sequence GTGCCCGCGCAGCCGCAGATCATGGTGGATCTGCAAATGGAGCAGTACATGCCCGACCCGGACCTGGAGGTGATCGCCAAGCTGATCGCCCAGGATCCCGGCCTGTCCGGCGCGCTGCTGAAAATCGTCAACTCGCCGTATTACGGCTTGAGCAACAAGATCACTTCGATCCAGCGTGCGGTGAATCTGCTGGGCAGCCGTTCGATCATCAACCTGATCAACGCGCAGTCGATCAAGGGCGAGATGAACGACGACACCATCGTCACTCTCAATCGTTTCTGGGACACCGCCCAGGACGTGGCGATGACTTGCCTGACCCTGGCCAAGCGCATCGGCACGCAGGCGGGCGATGAAGCCTATGCGTTGGGCCTGTTTCACGATTGCGGCGTGCCGTTGATGCTGCAGCGGTTCCCTAATTACATGTCGGTGCTGGAAACGGCCTACGCCAATGCCACCTCTGAATGTCGAGTGGTGGACACCGAAAACGCCGAGTTCAACACCAACCACGCGGTGGTCGGTTATTACACCGCCAAGTCCTGGCGACTTCCGGAGCATGTCAGCACGGCCATTGCCAATCACCACAATGCCCTGGCGATTTTCAGCGACGAGTCGTCGCGCAACAGTCAGATGAAAAACCTGTTGGCGATCCTCAAGATGGCCGAGCACATTTGCGCTTCGTATCGCGTGCTGGGCAATCAGACCGAAGACTACGAATGGAGCAGCATCGGCCCGCTGATTCTCGATTACGTGGGGTTGTCGGACTATGACTTCGAAACCCTCAAACAAACGATCCGCGACCTCGGCGCGCATTGA
- a CDS encoding type 1 glutamine amidotransferase domain-containing protein — protein MATSLNGKRVAFLVTDGFEQVELTGPKQALEEAGAQVDILSAEAGKVKGWNHDKPADDFTVDQTFQAASSEQYDAIVLPGGVQNSDTIRIDQDAQHLVKTGTSAGKPIAVICHGSWLLISAGLVNGKTMTSYKTVKDDLVNAGAHWVDQEVVRDGHLISSRQPDDIPAFSRELIDALSA, from the coding sequence ATGGCCACTTCCCTCAACGGCAAGCGCGTCGCTTTTTTGGTAACCGATGGTTTCGAACAGGTTGAATTGACGGGTCCCAAACAGGCCCTGGAAGAGGCTGGCGCTCAAGTCGATATCCTTTCGGCGGAAGCTGGCAAGGTCAAAGGCTGGAACCACGACAAACCGGCCGATGACTTCACGGTCGACCAGACTTTCCAGGCCGCCAGCAGTGAGCAATACGACGCAATCGTCCTGCCCGGCGGCGTGCAGAATTCCGACACCATCCGCATCGATCAGGACGCCCAGCACCTGGTCAAGACCGGCACCTCCGCCGGCAAGCCGATTGCGGTGATCTGCCATGGCAGTTGGCTGCTGATTTCGGCGGGGCTGGTCAATGGCAAGACCATGACCAGTTACAAAACGGTCAAGGATGATCTGGTGAATGCGGGCGCCCACTGGGTCGATCAGGAAGTGGTCAGAGACGGTCACTTGATCAGCAGCCGTCAGCCGGATGATATTCCGGCGTTCAGTCGTGAGTTGATCGACGCTCTGTCGGCGTAG
- a CDS encoding class I SAM-dependent rRNA methyltransferase has translation MSLPSLRLKANADRRLRAGHLWVYSNEIDVAATPLHGFNAGDQAILEAAGGKPLGIVAMSPNNLICARLLSRDTKVALDKSLLVHRLNVALSLRERLFDKPFYRLVYGDSDLLPGLVVDRFGDILVVQIASATMEAHKDDVIAALTQVLKPSGILFKNDSAARDAEGLNRYVETVFGLVPEWVALEENGVKFEAPVIQGQKTGWFYDHRMNRARLAPYAKGKRVLDLYSYIGGWGVQAAAFGASEVFCVDASAFALDGVERNAALNGFADKMTCIEGDVFEALKELKASEERFDVIVADPPAFIKRKKDMKNGEGAYRRLNEQAMRLLNKDGILVSASCSMHLPEDDLQNILLTSARHLDRNIQLLERGGQGPDHPVHPAIAETRYIKSITCRLLPNS, from the coding sequence ATGTCCCTGCCTAGCTTGCGCCTCAAAGCCAACGCCGACCGTCGCCTGCGCGCCGGTCACCTGTGGGTCTACAGCAACGAAATCGACGTGGCCGCCACGCCACTGCACGGCTTTAATGCTGGCGATCAGGCGATCCTCGAAGCTGCCGGCGGCAAACCGCTGGGCATCGTGGCCATGAGCCCGAACAATCTGATTTGCGCCCGCCTGCTGTCGCGCGACACTAAAGTTGCGCTGGACAAATCGCTGCTGGTGCATCGCCTGAACGTCGCCCTGTCGCTGCGCGAACGTCTGTTCGACAAGCCGTTCTATCGTCTGGTCTACGGCGATTCCGATCTGCTGCCAGGTCTGGTGGTCGACCGTTTCGGTGACATCCTCGTGGTGCAGATTGCCTCGGCAACCATGGAAGCGCACAAAGACGACGTAATTGCCGCGCTGACCCAAGTGCTCAAGCCAAGCGGCATTCTGTTCAAGAACGACTCCGCCGCACGTGACGCCGAAGGCCTCAACCGCTACGTCGAAACCGTGTTCGGTCTGGTGCCGGAGTGGGTCGCACTGGAAGAGAACGGCGTGAAATTCGAAGCCCCGGTCATTCAGGGTCAGAAAACCGGTTGGTTCTACGATCACCGCATGAACCGCGCGCGCCTGGCCCCCTACGCCAAAGGCAAACGCGTACTCGACCTCTATAGCTACATCGGTGGTTGGGGCGTACAGGCCGCCGCGTTCGGCGCCAGCGAAGTGTTCTGCGTCGATGCCTCGGCCTTCGCCCTTGACGGTGTCGAGCGCAACGCCGCGCTGAACGGTTTTGCCGACAAGATGACCTGCATCGAAGGCGACGTATTTGAAGCCTTGAAAGAGCTGAAAGCCAGCGAAGAGCGCTTCGACGTGATCGTGGCCGACCCGCCAGCGTTCATCAAACGCAAGAAAGACATGAAGAACGGTGAAGGCGCCTACCGTCGTCTGAACGAGCAAGCCATGCGCCTGCTCAACAAGGACGGCATCCTGGTCAGCGCTTCGTGCTCGATGCACCTGCCGGAAGACGATCTGCAGAACATCCTGCTGACCAGTGCCCGTCACCTGGATCGCAACATCCAGTTGCTGGAGCGCGGCGGTCAGGGTCCGGATCACCCGGTGCACCCGGCCATTGCCGAAACCCGCTACATCAAGAGCATCACCTGCCGCCTGCTGCCTAACAGCTGA
- a CDS encoding SagB family peptide dehydrogenase yields the protein MHINPYLFILPRSPKQIVWNYKEHAQYELDINYSSRLAQLINNPDLFDTHNIIDTQLLSAGILTVSKIDTPQWGWDELSKIYHIGTQNIPCEHAPQNIHEWSRQYLAHCNEVLASPAPATERPQHQSAPRIALPVPRALSNDSLNNALLQRKTCRSFTGAAMTLSDVSTLLYLSLGYLHERDIDRDATIAQDLGARRSSPSGGGLNACEGFLMVQNVEDLEPGIYAYHPAEHTLSRVNPLPQAAPGDLLGGQHFINNLPLGLFITARFDRLWWKYEHSRAYRMAFVEAGHLSQTFQLVATALGFNTWLTGAFADKQVETLLKLEESAEQPLFFVGCGKSDGQAMCQEMRDLLREVQT from the coding sequence ATGCACATCAATCCTTACCTGTTTATATTGCCGCGCTCGCCAAAACAAATAGTATGGAACTACAAAGAACATGCTCAATATGAGCTGGATATAAACTACTCATCGCGCCTTGCCCAACTAATAAACAATCCAGACTTATTCGATACACACAACATAATAGACACACAACTACTCAGCGCGGGCATTCTAACCGTTTCAAAAATCGACACCCCGCAATGGGGCTGGGATGAATTATCAAAGATCTATCACATCGGCACTCAAAACATTCCCTGCGAACACGCCCCTCAGAATATTCATGAGTGGTCCAGACAATATCTGGCGCACTGCAACGAAGTATTGGCTAGCCCGGCTCCCGCGACAGAACGCCCGCAGCATCAATCTGCACCGCGCATCGCCCTGCCCGTCCCCCGCGCACTGAGCAACGATAGCCTGAATAACGCGCTGCTCCAGCGAAAGACCTGTCGTTCCTTTACGGGTGCAGCAATGACGCTCAGCGACGTCAGCACCCTGCTTTATCTTTCGCTTGGTTATCTCCACGAGCGCGACATTGATCGCGACGCCACCATCGCCCAAGACCTCGGCGCACGTCGCAGCAGTCCCTCCGGTGGCGGTCTGAACGCATGCGAAGGCTTTCTGATGGTGCAGAATGTCGAGGATCTGGAGCCCGGCATCTACGCCTATCACCCGGCGGAACACACCCTGAGCCGGGTTAATCCATTGCCACAAGCGGCACCGGGCGATTTGCTCGGCGGCCAGCATTTCATCAACAACCTGCCGCTGGGGTTGTTCATCACGGCCCGATTTGACCGGCTCTGGTGGAAGTACGAGCACTCACGGGCCTACCGCATGGCATTCGTCGAAGCCGGCCATCTGTCACAAACCTTTCAACTGGTGGCTACCGCGCTTGGCTTCAATACCTGGTTGACCGGCGCGTTTGCCGACAAGCAGGTCGAAACACTGCTCAAACTTGAGGAAAGCGCGGAACAGCCACTGTTCTTTGTCGGCTGCGGGAAAAGCGATGGACAGGCAATGTGCCAGGAAATGCGCGATCTGTTGCGCGAGGTCCAGACATGA
- a CDS encoding diiron oxygenase, giving the protein MTLLIPDPHEVPVSWAHKFTLGDWDSRASVRSSTHDYQLPDDVQQQLQSRYWFPPAFLPYLAHPAIQAAGREVLHRLTANHLVHFLDYTTLLEHRIVNRAVEVIAHRELPIYVPLPMKHSALQLYTDEGYHALFSNRLAEQIAGLYGITGRPTIPKRITRMNALIARTPEKNRALAWFLLGFVSETIIARELLDICRDTLVSSVNDMLRDHLADEARHSRYFAEVFHYCWLSMNSRQRTFVSRTLLEIIGIFFEIDERWLQQSLRGAGIADSDVMEIVRSMTTVQANRARARSGCVATLDALRKAGFFATPHNQTLFAKAGLIDG; this is encoded by the coding sequence ATGACCCTGCTGATCCCTGATCCGCATGAAGTACCGGTGTCATGGGCGCACAAGTTCACCCTGGGGGACTGGGACAGTCGAGCCTCGGTACGCAGCAGCACCCACGACTACCAATTGCCGGACGACGTGCAGCAACAACTGCAAAGCCGCTATTGGTTCCCACCCGCCTTCCTGCCCTATCTGGCTCACCCGGCGATACAGGCCGCGGGGCGCGAGGTATTGCATCGGCTGACGGCCAATCACCTGGTGCACTTTCTCGACTACACCACGCTGCTCGAACACCGCATCGTCAATCGTGCAGTTGAAGTCATCGCGCATCGGGAGCTGCCCATTTACGTGCCGCTGCCAATGAAACACTCGGCACTGCAGCTCTACACCGACGAGGGTTACCACGCGCTGTTCTCCAATCGTCTCGCGGAGCAGATCGCCGGGCTTTACGGAATCACCGGGCGGCCGACGATCCCCAAGCGGATCACCCGCATGAACGCACTGATCGCCCGCACCCCGGAGAAGAACCGTGCACTGGCATGGTTTCTGCTCGGCTTCGTCTCGGAGACCATCATTGCCCGAGAGCTGCTGGACATCTGCCGCGACACTCTGGTGTCCAGCGTGAACGACATGCTGCGCGACCATCTGGCCGACGAAGCCCGCCACAGTCGCTACTTTGCCGAAGTGTTCCACTACTGCTGGCTGTCCATGAACAGCCGCCAGCGCACGTTTGTGAGCAGAACGCTGCTGGAGATCATCGGGATTTTCTTCGAGATCGATGAACGCTGGCTGCAACAGAGCCTGCGTGGCGCGGGTATCGCCGACAGCGACGTGATGGAGATTGTCCGCAGCATGACGACGGTGCAGGCCAACCGCGCGCGTGCACGATCAGGTTGCGTCGCTACGCTGGATGCATTGCGCAAGGCGGGATTTTTCGCCACGCCCCATAACCAGACACTTTTTGCCAAGGCAGGACTGATCGATGGATAA
- a CDS encoding MFS transporter: MDKGKSVVTARQRRGAVSLLLAMVLLGVFPLDVLLPSFPALAAHFRSTPADIALSISLFAVGIAFAQVLIGPLSDVIGRKGLLLAGMSVSMLGAVGCVITSDYALFLMFRVVQAVGCGCFVLSQALVQDLFEGEERDRLRILMVTATGIFISVSPLAGTFLQATLGWRGSFWVFTALAAAVLLKAWVFLENTRPAASGPPLSFLKAYRRVLGDFDFVGYWLISAFAFACHFSFIVISPLIFMDQLQLSAYDFSLILLVYGAAYVVGGIIATLLNRRITPGRQIITGLSLILLSGLAMLYLAANHVLAPVTVLIPMLICTAGTTIARPAATSRAMSLFPENAGTSASAGSTIIFICGGLISALISLSPTNLQSTLGYSFVLLSGIALMLNSRISQRARNLQVNAIARTGSD, from the coding sequence ATGGATAAAGGAAAATCCGTGGTAACCGCCCGTCAACGTCGCGGGGCTGTCAGCCTATTGCTGGCGATGGTGTTGCTCGGCGTGTTTCCACTGGATGTCCTGCTGCCTTCGTTTCCGGCACTGGCGGCGCACTTTCGCAGCACACCGGCGGACATCGCGCTGTCGATCAGTCTGTTCGCCGTAGGTATCGCGTTTGCCCAAGTGTTGATCGGCCCGCTGTCCGACGTGATCGGGCGCAAGGGCTTGTTGCTCGCCGGCATGAGCGTATCGATGCTCGGTGCCGTCGGTTGCGTGATAACCAGTGATTACGCGCTGTTCCTGATGTTCCGGGTGGTACAGGCAGTGGGGTGCGGCTGCTTCGTGCTGTCCCAGGCACTGGTGCAGGATCTGTTCGAAGGTGAGGAGCGTGATCGTCTGCGTATCCTGATGGTCACGGCTACCGGGATTTTCATCTCGGTATCGCCGCTGGCCGGCACTTTTCTGCAAGCCACCCTCGGCTGGCGCGGCAGCTTCTGGGTGTTCACTGCGCTCGCTGCCGCGGTGTTGCTCAAGGCCTGGGTTTTCCTGGAGAACACCCGTCCCGCTGCCAGCGGCCCTCCCCTGAGTTTCCTCAAGGCCTATCGACGGGTGTTGGGAGATTTCGACTTCGTCGGCTACTGGCTGATTTCAGCCTTTGCGTTCGCCTGCCATTTCTCGTTTATCGTCATTTCACCGCTGATATTCATGGACCAGCTGCAATTGTCGGCCTATGACTTTTCGCTGATCCTGCTGGTGTATGGCGCCGCGTATGTCGTGGGGGGCATCATCGCCACGTTACTGAATCGACGTATCACGCCGGGCCGACAAATCATCACCGGGCTAAGCCTGATCCTGCTGTCGGGACTGGCGATGCTGTATCTGGCGGCCAACCATGTGCTGGCCCCCGTGACAGTGCTGATTCCGATGCTGATCTGCACCGCCGGCACCACCATTGCGCGCCCGGCTGCCACTTCACGGGCCATGAGCCTGTTTCCTGAAAACGCCGGCACTTCAGCCTCGGCCGGCAGCACGATCATCTTCATCTGCGGCGGGCTGATCAGTGCGTTGATCAGCCTCAGCCCGACCAATCTGCAATCGACGCTGGGCTACAGCTTCGTGCTGCTCAGCGGCATCGCGCTGATGCTCAACAGCCGGATCAGCCAGCGCGCCAGGAACCTGCAGGTCAATGCGATCGCGCGGACGGGTAGCGATTAA